TGATCTTCAGGAATCTCTACACGTGGATGACGTGGACGTTCTTCTTCCGTAGCTGGAGCAGCCTCTGCCGGCTCTTCAACACGTTCTGCACGTTCCTGGCGGAAATTTCTTTCCTGGCGGTTACGGTTATTTCTTTCGTTGCGGTCATTACGTTCGTTACGCTCGTTGCGTTCAAAACGGTCACGGCGGTTATTAAATGGATGATAGTGCTTCAATGCTTCTTTAAGCAGATATGCTATTACATACTTACGAACTGTAAGTGGAACATTCTTCTTAAATAATTTGTTTAAATCAGAAAGCAAATCAACATTTTCTGAAGTTCTAACTCTCTCTGTTGCATTTGCAAGAAATTCTTCAAGTTGTGCTTCGTTAAGCTCAAAATCACGATTAAATGCCATTTTTTTTATTCTCCTATTAAAGACAAAATGTAACCGGAGTTGATTTTTCTAAAGCCTGTACGTGTTAATAACGGCTGTAAAATATCCGGTGCAATAGTATTCGGGATAATAACCCATTCTTTTCCACAGTTTCTAAGGCTGGATATACACATATTAATAAGTTCTGTACTTATTCCAAGTCCCCGGAACTGTTCAGGAACAAAAAGACTTGTAATCATAACAATCTTTTCCTGATTTTGTAAAAGCGGAGATGCTGTTATACAACCTGCAAAATCATCTGAAAGACTTGAGCAAATAAAACCGGTCTGAGTTTCTTCTGCGGCCCCTTCAAACTGGGCTCGCCATAATCCGTAAAATGCTCTGTTTAATTCCAGTGGCAGTGTCTCATCCTCGCAGGAATCTGCAGTAATATTCAAAAGGATTGTTTTCTTATCAGCAGCTGAATCATATTCCTTGAACGAAAAATCATCATGCACTAAGGTATCATCCGATTCTGGTAACTGATCTAATTTTTCTAATCCCCATATTTCTCGCAGTGAATTATACCATTCATTGATACGTGCCGACATAAATCTGTGCTTATATATATGCCATCGTTTATCAATTTCAGGATAGTTTTTTAATACGTTTCTAAAATTCTTAAATACCCCCCTTCCTGAATGCAGAGCACTCTGAAGCTCTTCACGGGCCAATGGAGCATGAAGATTATTTACAAATTCTTCACGCAAATCAAAACCATCTGATGGCCCCCACTCAGGTAAACTGTAATACTTTTCATCATCTGGTGTATTACCATCTGAATCAGAAATAACGAGCTGACCTTCAGGTGCAGAGACGGCATATTCAACATCCTGATTTTCCATAGCAGAGATTATGTCGTCTGTGAGCGAATCGGTCAGTTCAAATTGCATAGACTATTTTGAAGGAAGTTCTTCGCGTTTTGAAACAATCTTACTGATAAGGCCATACTTTACAGCCTCATCTGCATCGAGCCAGTAATCGCGGTCAGTATCTTTAGTAACCTGTTCAAGAGAAGTTCCAGTTGCATCTGCAATAAGTTTATTCAACTTAGCACGGATTTTTTCCATATCCTTAGCATAAATCTCAATATCAGTTGCAACTCCACGCATCTGGCCGAGCGGCTGATGAATAAGATAGCGGCTGTTTGGAAGTCCGAGTCTGCGCTCTGCAGGAACAGAAACAAGAATAAGTGTTGCAGCTGAAGCAATGAGTCCCATACCAATGAGATAAACTGGAGCTTTTATAAAACGAATTACATCATAAATAGCAAAACCTGCGTCTACATCTCCACCTGGTGAGTCAATATACATGTAAATTGGAGATTTTGAATCTTCTGCATCAAGAATCAGAAGCTGTTTAGCAATTGCATCTGCAAGTTCT
The Treponema bryantii DNA segment above includes these coding regions:
- a CDS encoding GNAT family N-acetyltransferase; amino-acid sequence: MENQDVEYAVSAPEGQLVISDSDGNTPDDEKYYSLPEWGPSDGFDLREEFVNNLHAPLAREELQSALHSGRGVFKNFRNVLKNYPEIDKRWHIYKHRFMSARINEWYNSLREIWGLEKLDQLPESDDTLVHDDFSFKEYDSAADKKTILLNITADSCEDETLPLELNRAFYGLWRAQFEGAAEETQTGFICSSLSDDFAGCITASPLLQNQEKIVMITSLFVPEQFRGLGISTELINMCISSLRNCGKEWVIIPNTIAPDILQPLLTRTGFRKINSGYILSLIGE
- a CDS encoding ATP-dependent Clp protease proteolytic subunit, with protein sequence MNLKSIYTSPRFDDEEEEKKMKMPDPFSDRFLKTRQIVLTGEVNKELADAIAKQLLILDAEDSKSPIYMYIDSPGGDVDAGFAIYDVIRFIKAPVYLIGMGLIASAATLILVSVPAERRLGLPNSRYLIHQPLGQMRGVATDIEIYAKDMEKIRAKLNKLIADATGTSLEQVTKDTDRDYWLDADEAVKYGLISKIVSKREELPSK